One window of Medicago truncatula cultivar Jemalong A17 chromosome 2, MtrunA17r5.0-ANR, whole genome shotgun sequence genomic DNA carries:
- the LOC25486293 gene encoding tyrosine decarboxylase 1 gives MNPLDTTEFKKQGHMIIDFLADYYENISNYPVLSQVEPNYLKKLLPSFAPSNPEPIETILEDYQKHIIPGITHWQSPNYFAYFPSSGSTAGFLGEILSTGLNVVGFNWISSPAATELENVVIDWLGEILNLPKSFLFKGGGGGVLLGTTCEGILGTLVVARDKILSKIGSENAHKLVVYGSDQTHCAVQKAAHIIGINPKNFRAIKTNKLNSFALLPESLLSTIENDLKNGLVPCYLCVTVGTTSTTAIDPVRKLCNVAKDYGIWVHVDAAYAGSACICPEFRYLIDGVEDADSFSLNAHKWFLTNLDCCCLWLKDPNSLIKCLSTTNSEYLENSASDSKQVVDYKDWQVTLSRRFRALKVWFVLRSYGVDNLRNFLRSHVEMAKTFEGLVKMDKRFEIIVPRKLALVCFRILPYGKKVADGKVTNGEAKLIGKKVANGKVTNGEAQLISSEDVVANEINRKLLDSINGSGDVYMTHAVVEGVFVIRCAIGATLTEEMHVIKAWKVVQEHADVILKDKNGSIFV, from the coding sequence ATGAACCCACTAGATACTACAGAATTCAAGAAACAAGGTCACATGATCATTGATTTCCTAGCTGATTATTATGAAAACATCTCAAACTATCCTGTCTTAAGTCAAGTAGAACCAAACTACCTCAAAAAACTGTTACCTTCTTTTGCACCTTCAAATCCTGAACCTATCGAAACCATCCTTGAAGATTATCAAAAGCACATAATCCCAGGTATAACACATTGGCAAAGTCCAAATTACTTTGCTTATTTTCCCTCAAGTGGTAGCACAGCAGGGTTCTTAGGAGAAATATTGAGCACTGGATTGAATGTTGTTGGATTTAACTGGATTTCATCACCAGCTGCCACAGAACTAGAAAATGTTGTTATAGATTGGCTTGGTGAAATTTTGAATCTTCCTAAGAGTTTTCTTTTtaaaggtggtggtggtggtgttttATTAGGTACAACTTGTGAAGGTATTTTGGGAACTTTAGTTGTTGCTAGAGATAAAATTCTTAGCAAAATTGGTAGTGAAAATGCACATAAACTTGTTGTTTATGGCTCTGATCAAACACATTGTGCAGTTCAAAAAGCAGCTCATATAATAGGAATTAACCCGAAAAATTTCCGAGCTATTAAGACTAACAAGTTAAATTCATTCGCTTTGTTGCCTGAATCATTGTTATCAAcaattgaaaatgatttgaaaaaTGGTTTGGTTCCTTGCTATCTTTGTGTAACTGTTGGCACAACTTCAACTACTGCAATTGATCCGGTAAGAAAATTGTGCAATGTCGCGAAAGATTATGGAATTTGGGTTCATGTTGATGCTGCTTATGCTGGTAGTGCTTGTATTTGTCCAGAGTTTAGATATTTAATTGATGGTGTTGAAGATGCTGATTCTTTTAGTCTTAATGCTCATAAATGGTTTTTGACTAATTTAGATTGCTGCTGTCTTTGGTTAAAGGATCCAAATTCTTTGATAAAGTGTTTGTCAACGACGAATTCTGAGTATTTGGAGAACAGTGCTTCTGATTCAAAACAAGTGGTTGATTACAAAGATTGGCAGGTAACTTTAAGCCGAAGATTTCGCGCTTTGAAGGTATGGTTTGTTCTTCGAAGCTATGGTGTCGATAATCTTAGGAATTTTTTAAGGAGCCATGTTGAAATGGCTAAAACTTTTGAAGGGTTGGTGAAAATGGACAAAAGGTTTGAAATTATTGTACCTAGAAAACTTGCTCTTGTTTGTTTTAGGATTTTACCATATGGTAAAAAAGTAGCTGATGGAAAGGTAACAAATGGAGAAGCTAAATTAATTGGTAAAAAAGTTGCTAATGGAAAGGTAACAAATGGAGAAGCTCAATTAATTAGTAGTGAAGATGTTGTTGCTAATGAGATTAATCGTAAGTTGTTGGATTCTATCAATGGATCAGGTGATGTGTACATGACTCATGCTGTGGTTGAAGGAGTTTTTGTGATTAGGTGTGCTATTGGAGCAACTTTAACAGAGGAAATGCATGTGATTAAGGCTTGGAAGGTTGTACAAGAACATGCAGATGTTATTCTAAAAGATAAGAATGGTAGTATATTTGTCTAG